The nucleotide window TTTTTGACTTCATAACCTTTTCTTATAGATAGGTCTCCTCCTCGACCCCATTATTATAGTTGCAGCACCTTTTGTTAATTTACCTATAGATAGTGGATGCTCACACTTTATTATCCTGCTATCTTTTACTAATTTCAGCATTCGTTCTTTTTGCTCACGTATTATGGGCTTTTATATCCATAACACTTGCCATACCTGAACATTGCAGTCTATATATCTAAAACTTACCGATAGCATAGGTAATTATTATAACCTCCACGAGCTGAGCTATGTTTCACTGCTATTTTTATATTCTCCTATTTTTTTCGTATTTTTAAACCTGCAGCATTTCAAATATTAAATTATTATTTTATATGCATTGCGCCTTTTTGCCCCTTTTAAACCTATTCTCAGGTTCAATTTTGAGATCTTCTCTTTCTCAGACAAGATCAAAAACTCTTTTTTTCTCAAAAAGAATTTTGTTAATGTTTTTATTTACCCTAATAAGGATAAAATCAAGGATCTATATAAATAGTGAGGTTCTCAGTTTTGCGAATTTTTTAATTCGTCTCTCACTTTTCGATATATAATGATTGGCAAGTCACCCTGATACAGGTTTTCGTTCATCTTCAGCTCGCTTTTTATGGGCTTCTGAGTTACTACCACCCTCTTGTCTTGGTTCAGCACTTTTTTGTTGTAAGGAATGGACAGTGCAGTGACAATGTTTCTAAGAACTGGTATCTTCACAAATCGCTGGTAGAACCGTATATAGATCTTAGTGTTCTGATCATCTACAGGCACAAACGCTGCAACCACTCTCAAGTCATCAGTGATGATATTTTGCCAGTAATTTGGAAATATAAACTGCAGTTTCCCCCTGCAATCTTCTTTTTTCAATTCTTCAGGTTTCAGAGGCTTTTGCCCAATATCTTTAACATTATTGACCCATACATACATATTGCCGTTCTCATATTCAACAATCGGTCCGTTTACCAGCGTCCTGTTACCGCGACCTATCGTATTATAATGCACAAAAGGAAGATGTGAGACATCAAGCTGGTTCTCTATCGCTCTCGAATAGTGTACCGGCCAGAAGTCTTCAAATCCTGAAAAACTAAAAGAGCTGTCTATGCCGTCCAGAACCCTTATGTCAGGTAACTGTTCCAGTTCTTTGCCATACCATAAAAATATGAATCCGGCTTTTTCAGTTACATGGTAGCTTTTGACCCTGAAATTTGTGGGTATACTGCTTTTTGATCCTGTTGAAGGTATCAAAACCGCCTTGCCAGAACCGTCATATTCAATGCCATGAAATGGACACTGTATATGATCTTTTACAATCTTTCCCAAGCTCAAATCTGCACCTCTATGCGCACAGGTTCGCTCTATGCAAAAAACCTTGCTTTCACTGTTTCTCCAGAACAACAGCTCTTTTCCAAACCTCTTAACTGCCGTGATCTTTGCGGTTCTGACTTCTTTTGAATCCAGCACAACATACCATTGATTCTCGATCATGTTTTAGCTCCTTAATATACAAACAATATCGCTATCATATTTAATATTTTTAGATGTTCAAAATTTTTTGTGATCTATTTAGAGCTTTTAGTGAAACAGAGCATTGATCTTCTCTGAATTCAGTTCTTTCAATGACGAAACTATCAAGTCAGCATTTTTAAAATTAGAGGTATAAGTATAGCTGTTAGGTACAATAATGCATCTTATGCCTGCTTTCTTAGCCGCAATCAACCCGCTTTCAGTATCTTCAATTACTATGCTTTCTTCCTTTTTGATAGAAAATTTCTGCAATGCTTTGATGTATGGCTCGGGATCCGGTTTCACTTTCAGAACGTCTTCTAAAGTTACCATGCCATCAAAATAACCGCTTATATTCAATGCTTTTATGTATGAATCTATCTCATCTTTTCTTGACGAAGAGACAATTTCCAACCTAAAACCATGGTTATAGAGATCTCTTATTAACTCTAGCGCTCCTTCCATGAATTTCAGGTCTGTTTTTACAAAGTTCTTTATAAGCTCTGCCCTTCTACTCCTGATCTTTGATAAAGTATAATCATCTAATTTTAAAAGCTCTTTAAGAGAGTTGAATCCATTTACATATCTTTTTACGTATTCATCCCATTCTAAAAATTGATGGTTCAGAATCTCTCTCACTGCTATAGAAAGTGCCTTGTACCTTATAGCTTCAGAATCGAATAATGTGCCGTCCGCATCAAACAATACTGTTCTGGCCATGTTTTTTAAATTCCTGAATTATGTAAAAAAATATAGATCATTTAAAGTATGGTGCTTTGAATTTCACACCTTTCTTGATCAGATTTATAGAGCTTTCATATCCAGCATCTGCATGCCTCAACACTCCTATTCCCGGATCTGAATCCAGTACTCTCTTTATGCGCTCTCTAGCGCTGTCTGTGCCGTCTGCCACGATCACGAATCCTGCATGTATCGCATTTCCTATTCCTGTACCGCCACCATGGTGCACTGATACCCATGTTGCTCCCGACACCGCGTTCAATAACGCGTTCAAGATCGGCCAGTCTGCTATTGCATCGCTTCCATCCTTCATCTTCTCTGTTTCCCGGTATGGCGATGCTACGCTTCCTGTATCATGATGATCTCGTCCTATTGCGATCGGTGCAGTTAATGTTCCGTCCCGCACCATATCATTGATCATCAGCCCGATTGCTTCTCTCTGTCCATACTTTGCATAGCATATTCTGGCTGGCAATCCCTGAAAATGCACTCTTTCTTTTGCCAGCTTTATCCATTTTACCAGATGCTCATCTTCACTGAAATTCTTGATGATCGCATCATCGATCTTGTATATATCCGATTCTTCACCAGACAATGCAAGCCACCTGAACGGTCCAGATCCTATTGCAAACAAGTCTCTTATATATTCTGGCACGTATCCTGGCATGTCAAACGCGTTTTTCAAGCCTCCCTCATATGCCCTACCTCTCAGGTTGTTACCGTAATCAAAGGTCTTTGAACCATGATTCTGAAACCATAATATTGCCTTTACCTCTTTCACTATCGATTTATAAACTGCTTTCTTATACGATTCTGGATCTTCTTTTCTGAACTTTTCAGCAGTGTTCACATCGTATCCTTCTGGTATATAACCGATGTTCAGGTCATGCGCGGCAGTCTGGTCTGATACCACGTCCGGCACTATTTTGCGTTTTGCCAGCTCATCATATATTGTAGCTGCATTTCCCAGTAACCCAATCGATACATACTTATGCTGTGCCAATGCTTCGTCTTTTAACTTCAATGCCTCGTCCAAACTCTCTACATATGTGTCTAAATATTTATCTCTCAACCTTCTCCTGATCTTTTCCTTATCTACTTCTACTATTATTCCAACACCCTCGTTCATCGTTATTGCCAATGGCTGTGCTCCGCCCATCTCTCCAAGCCCGGAAGTCAGCATCCATTTTCCTTCCAGCGAATCGGTCTTAAACTCTTTTCGCTCCAATGCTGACAATGTTTCGTATGTTCCCTGCAATATACCCTGTGTACCTATGTATATCCATGATCCTGCAGTCATCTGCCCGTACATAGTCAGGCCCCGCTTTTCAAGATCCCAGAATATGTCATCAGTAGCCCATTTAGGCACAATTTGTGCATTTACTATTAGCACTCTAGGACTAGACTCAGTAGTCTTGAACACACCTACCGGCTTTCCAGATTGTATTAACAGAGTCTCATCATTATTCAATAATTTAAGGTTCTCTATGATCTTGTCAAACGCTTCCCAGTTTCTTGCAGCCTTACCCTTTCCACCGTAAACTATCAAGTTTGCCGGATCTTTCGCAACCATAGGATCCAGATTATTCATGAGCAATCTCAACGCTGCCTCTTGTCCCCACCCTTTCGTATTCAACTTGGTTCCTCTAGGCGCATGTATTTCTCTCATCATGATTGTATGTAAACTTCTTTTAATATATAATATTTTTTTACTTTGCATAATATGATTTTTTGCACTGATTAAAAGTTATTTTTTTATCTGCACTGTTAGTTTTGTGCATCATAAATGATGAAAATTGCCAATTATTTTTAATCATACCTCTTTCATAGAACCATGTAGTATGAGAAAGCCTTAAATATTAAACTGATAATCATATTGTGGGGTATGTATATGAGCATAAAGACTATTGAGGAGTTGCAAGAAAAGATAACCGAGATATACGGGGTAGAATCAACCTATGAGCTTGTGAGACAATGGTCTATATTTTTACAAAAAATGGACATATCTTTAAGATTATTGGTAACTTCACTATCACTGGGCTCTTCAGAGCATAAAGAGGTTTTAGAGGCAATTATCTCTCAATTTAAGGGTCTGAAAGTGCCTGAAAAACCAGCACAAAAGCTTGACATGAACTTTGATTTTGAGAATATGAGCATTAATGAGATTGTATTATCTCTGCTCTACTATGAAAAATTCATGGAAGAAAGATATATAGACATATATCTTAACACTGAAGAATCTTTTGTTCGAGAAAACTACTCTGGCAACACGCTTACTTTCTACTGGCTATTTCGTAGCTTGCTTCTGGATGAGCGAAATCATGAAACGATGATCCTGGACTTTTTTAAAAATTACAAGCAAGCGGTCAGATAGAATTACTTTTTTTTCATATATATGAATAATTTTTTAAAAAAAATTTAAATAAAATAAGTGCATACTGAATAATGGATGATGTAGATGAGGATTA belongs to Thermoplasmata archaeon and includes:
- a CDS encoding aromatic ring-hydroxylating dioxygenase subunit alpha, which produces MIENQWYVVLDSKEVRTAKITAVKRFGKELLFWRNSESKVFCIERTCAHRGADLSLGKIVKDHIQCPFHGIEYDGSGKAVLIPSTGSKSSIPTNFRVKSYHVTEKAGFIFLWYGKELEQLPDIRVLDGIDSSFSFSGFEDFWPVHYSRAIENQLDVSHLPFVHYNTIGRGNRTLVNGPIVEYENGNMYVWVNNVKDIGQKPLKPEELKKEDCRGKLQFIFPNYWQNIITDDLRVVAAFVPVDDQNTKIYIRFYQRFVKIPVLRNIVTALSIPYNKKVLNQDKRVVVTQKPIKSELKMNENLYQGDLPIIIYRKVRDELKNSQN
- the hutU gene encoding urocanate hydratase; the encoded protein is MMREIHAPRGTKLNTKGWGQEAALRLLMNNLDPMVAKDPANLIVYGGKGKAARNWEAFDKIIENLKLLNNDETLLIQSGKPVGVFKTTESSPRVLIVNAQIVPKWATDDIFWDLEKRGLTMYGQMTAGSWIYIGTQGILQGTYETLSALERKEFKTDSLEGKWMLTSGLGEMGGAQPLAITMNEGVGIIVEVDKEKIRRRLRDKYLDTYVESLDEALKLKDEALAQHKYVSIGLLGNAATIYDELAKRKIVPDVVSDQTAAHDLNIGYIPEGYDVNTAEKFRKEDPESYKKAVYKSIVKEVKAILWFQNHGSKTFDYGNNLRGRAYEGGLKNAFDMPGYVPEYIRDLFAIGSGPFRWLALSGEESDIYKIDDAIIKNFSEDEHLVKWIKLAKERVHFQGLPARICYAKYGQREAIGLMINDMVRDGTLTAPIAIGRDHHDTGSVASPYRETEKMKDGSDAIADWPILNALLNAVSGATWVSVHHGGGTGIGNAIHAGFVIVADGTDSARERIKRVLDSDPGIGVLRHADAGYESSINLIKKGVKFKAPYFK
- a CDS encoding HAD-IA family hydrolase; its protein translation is MARTVLFDADGTLFDSEAIRYKALSIAVREILNHQFLEWDEYVKRYVNGFNSLKELLKLDDYTLSKIRSRRAELIKNFVKTDLKFMEGALELIRDLYNHGFRLEIVSSSRKDEIDSYIKALNISGYFDGMVTLEDVLKVKPDPEPYIKALQKFSIKKEESIVIEDTESGLIAAKKAGIRCIIVPNSYTYTSNFKNADLIVSSLKELNSEKINALFH